GGCATCCCCTGAATACGTCGCATGTCGCCCTCACCTTGCCGATGTGGATCGGTTCGATGCTGAGTTCTTCGGCATGTTCGCCCGTGAGGCCGCCCTGACGGATCCTCAGCACCGTGTCTTCCTCGAGATCTGCTGGGAAGCGCTCGAAAGCGCGGGCTATGATCCCTACAAGAGCCCCGGCCTTGTCGGGGTCTTCGCCGGTTGCTCGATGCCGACCTATCTCCTGAACAATGTTCTCGCCGACCGCGCGGCCGTGGAGGAGGTAACATCCAACTACCAGATCGGTTGCTACAACCAGCTGATCGGCTCTCTCGGCGACGCCCTTGCCACCCGGATCGCCTACAAGTTCAACCTCCGCGGCCCTGCTTTCACGCTGCAGTCTGCCTGCTCCACGTCGCTGCTCGCCGTTTCTCAGGCATGCCAGAACCTTCTGACCTACAGTTGCGACATGGCGCTGGCAGGCGGCGTCTCCATCTCCATTCCCCAAAAGCGTGGCTATATCTATCAGGAAGGCGGGATGGTTTCTCGCGACGGCGTCTGCCGGCCCTTTGATGCGGAAGCTTCGGGCACCGTCTTCGGCAGCGGTGCTGGGGTGGTGTTACTGAAGCGCCTGGAGGACGCTGTGGCGGACGGCGACGTCATCTACGCGACCATCCGCGGTTACGCCGTCAACAATGACGGCTCCGACAAGATCGGGTTTACCGCACCGAGTGCAGAAGGACAGGCTGATGCCATCAGCGCTGCGATTGCCCATGCCGGCATCGACCCGGCAACCATCGGCTATATCGAATGCCATGGAACGGCGACGCCCCTTGGCGACCCCATCGAGTTCTCCGGTCTCAAGGAAGCCTTCACAGGCGCGCATCACCAGAAGGAGACATGCGCGCTCGGATCGCTGAAAGGGTCGATCGGACATCTCGATGCGGCCGCCGGCGTCGCGGGATTGATCAAGGCCACACTCGCCTTGCATCACCGCAAGATCCCGGCCATGCCGAACTACAACACACCCAATCCGCGGATTGATCTGGACAATACCCGCTTTCACATTCCACGCCGGACAACGGACTGGTTTTCGGGCTCGACGCCCCGGCGGGCGGGCGTGAGCGCCTTCGGCGTCGGCGGAACCAACATTCATGTCGTGCTGGAAGAGGCACCGAAACGGCTGGAATCCTCAGCCCAAGTCGCCGGCCCGATGATCCTGCCGCTTTCCGCCCGCTCCGAGCCTGCATTGGCAGAAATGCGCAAGAACCTTGCAAGCCACCTGGAGGAAAACCGCGACATCCCCCTGCAGGCCGTCGCAACGACGCTTCAGCATGGCCGACACGCTTTCAAGAGGAGAACAGCCGTTTCGGCGGCCACGGTCGATGAGGCCATCCAGGCCCTGAGACGGGACGGCTTGGTTACGGCGACCGCCGAGGATCAACCGCCGCCGATCGTCTTCATGTTCCCCGGGCAGGGCGCACAGTATGTCGGCATGGGAGCAGCCCTCTATGAAGGCGAGCCGGAGTTTGCCCGCTGGATCGATCGCGGCACCGAGCTTTTGAAGATGCGCTTCGGCATCGATCTCAAGGAATATATCTGCCATGCCGGCGCCGTGAGTGGCGCGATGGCGGCAGAGCAGCGGGAAACCCGGATCGCGCAACCCTGCCTCTATCTCGTGGAATACGCCCTCGCGCAGCTTTGGATGAGCCGTGGTCTGCGGCCAACGGCCATGATCGGACACAGCGTCGGCGAGTTCGTCGCGGCCACGCTCGCCAATGTCATCTCGTTCGAGGACGCCTTGACCCTGGTCGCAACCCGCGGGCAACTGATGCAGGATCAGGAGCCTGGCGCGATGCTGTCCGTTCGCGCAGCGCCCGAGGTGCTCCGCGAACACCTTGAGGGGCGCGCGGAGATTGCCGCGATCAATGCGCCGAAGCTTTGCGTCGCCTCGGGCCCTCTCGACGACATCGAGGCACTCTGCTTCAGGCTCGAGAAGGCAGGGGTGGCATTCAGCCGACTGCATACCTCTCATGCCTTCCACTCCGCGATGATGGAGCCCTGCATCGATGCTTTGCGCGATGTCGCCTCGAAAGTGACCTACGGCCGGGCCACCATCCCCTACATTTCCTGCGTGACGGGCGACTGGCAAAACGACGCAGTGGGATCGTCTCCGGACTATTGGTCTCGGCATTGTCGCGAACCCGTGCGTTTCTCCGATGGACTTGTTACCCTGTGCAAAGATCAGAGCCCTATCCTTCTCGAAGTGGGACCTGGCCGAACCCTTTCGGTCTTCTCGGCACAGACCATCGGGCGCGACCAATTGCCGGCCATTGTCCAGTCCCTGCCCGAGCACGACAACGCCGCTGCAGCCCGGCACTTCGTAGCCGACGCCCAGGCTCGTCTTTGGATGGCGGGCAGCGAGATCCCCTGGCCCGCCATGCCGAACGAAGCTCGCAGAGCCGTATCCCTGCCGACCTACGCCTTCCAGCGGCAGCGACACTGGATCGACGCCCCACCGTCCATCCGACGGGCCCGCGCCGCGCAATCCGCACGTCAGACAGAACCCGAGAGCATCAAGAGCGAGCCTTTCGCAAGAAATGAGGTGGAAACCATGAACGCCATCAGCACCATCACGGTCGCCGGCCGCACTCCGGAGCTTGAGACTGCGCTGATCACCCTTTTGAGCGAAATGTCGGGCGAACCGATAGACTCGGGCAACGTCAACGACAGTTTCCTCGAACTCGGCTTTGATTCCCTGTTCATTGGCCAGTTCGCCCAGAAGATCGACAAGCAGTATCGCGTGAAGATCTCCTTCCGCGAACTGCTCGGCAACATCCCCTCGGTCGCAGCCCTGGCTAAATATCTGGACCAGGCCCTGCCACCGGAGCCTGCAAAGGTGGAGGTTGCGCTTAGCCCCACGCCTGCAGCCGACATGCAACCAATCTCTGCCCAACCTGCCATGGCCCCGGCTGCGCCACAAATTCCGGCACCGGTCCAGACGCCACTTCCGGGCATTGCCGCCAGCGTCCAGACCATGCCGGCGGGCAACATCCCGGTCGGTGCAGGTCTTGAGGCGCTGCTGCAATCGCAGCTTTCTCTCACGCAGAACCTCTTTGCCCAACAATTCCAGCTTCTCCAGGGCGCAGCATCGGCGCCTGCAGGCGTCGTGGCGACGGCAAAGCCGGAAACGGCTCCGCCGATTGTCGCGCCGGTCGCCGTGGCCGCGCCCCAGGCCGCGGCGACACCGCAGGTCATGCAGAGCAACCATCCAGCAGAAGAGATCGGCGGAGATCGATATCGCCACTATCAGCAGGGAGGATCAAAGGCCAAGACAGACATCACTCCTGAAAAGGAGACCTTCATCAATGATCTGGTCATCGCCTATTCCAACCGCAACAAGCGGTCCAAGGAATATACCCAGACGCACAGGGCCCGGCTTGCCGATCCCCGCACGGCCTCCGGTTTCCGCGCAGAATGGAAGGAAATGATCTTCCCCGTAGTCTGCGATCGCTCGAAGGGCGCCCGCATCTGGGATATCGACGGCCATGAATACATCGACCTGGTCAATGGTTTCGGCCAGACGGCATTCGGCCACGCGCCGGACTTCGTTGTCGACGCCATGAAAATCCAGATGGACGATGGCTTCGCCATCGGCCCCCAGACGCCGCTCGCCGGCGAAGTCGCCGAACTGTTCGGCGCCATGACCGGCCATGAACGCGTCACCTTCTGCAACACTGGCTCCGAAGCCGTCATGGCAGCCATGCGCCTCGCCCGTGCTGTAACTGGCCGCGACCGCATCGTCGTTTTCGCCAACGACTATCACGGCCAGTTCGATGAAGTTCTGGTGAAGGGTCGCGCCAAGGCCAAGGAACCGATTGCCCTGCCCATCGCGGCCGGCATACCGTCCGGTTCCGTCGGCAACATGATCGTGCTCCCCTATGGCGCGCCGGAAAGCCTTGATTGGATCAGGGCGAATGCCGAGGATCTGGCTGCCGTGATCATCGAGCCGATCCAGAGCCGCCATCCCGAACTCAGGCCGCGCGATTTCGTCGCCGAATTGCGCAAGATCGCCGACACATCGGGCTGCGCGCTCGTCTTCGATGAGGTGGTCACCGGCTTCCGAGTCGATCCCGGCGGCGTCCAGGCCATATGGGGCATCAAGGGCGACATGGCGACTTACGGCAAGGTCGTCGGCGGCGGCATGCCGATCGGTGTCCTGGCGGGCAGCAGCCGCTTCATGGATGCACTGGACGGCGGACACTGGAACTATGGCGACGACTCCGTGCCGAATGTGGTCCCGACGTTCTTCGCAGGCACCTTCGTCCGCCATCCCGTGGTGCTGGCAGCGGCCCGCGCCGTGCTTCACCATATCCAGGGCGAAGGCGCGGCCCTCTACGACCGTGTCGCCCGGCGCACGGAAGCTCTGGTCGAGGAGATCAATTCGGAACTCGCCAAGCGCGGCGTCCCGCCCTGCCTTCGCGGCTACAAGAGCTGGTTCGTCACCGATTTCGGCAGCCAGGATCCTCTTGGCGGCCTCTTGTACCCCTATCTGCGCATGAACGGCATCCATATCCAGGATGGCTATCCCTGCTTCCTGACGACGGCCCATACCGAAGAGGATTTCACGACGATCGCAAGAGCGTTTCGCGACGCGATCGACGCGCTGCAATGCGTCGGCATCTTCTCCCCCAAAACCGAAAGCGAACTCGCCGGCCCTGCAACCACACCAGACCGTGGTCCCAAGCCGACCTTGCATCAGGCACCCCGCGCCGAGAGCGCCGCGTTGACGGAAGCACAATCAGAGATCTGGCTGGCAGCGCAGGCGGGTGACGAAGCATCGTGCTCGTTCAACGAGTCCCTCTCGCTTGAACTGAACGGTTCTTTGGACCGCAAGGCCTTGCTTGCCGTCATCGATGCGGTCGTTGCCCGGCATGACGCCCTGCACATCCGTTTCGACCGAAACGGCGAACGGTTTCGCTTCATCTCCAACTTCAGGCTTCCGGTCGAAGTCGTGGACCTGACAGAAGAGGCTGACGCCAAAGCCGCTCTGGACGACTTGATCGAGACCGACGCTAGGACACCTTTCGATCTGGTCGAAGGCCCGCTGGCTCGCGCCTACCTCGTGGCGCTCACGCCGGAGCGTCATGTGCTGGTCTTCACTGCGCATCACATCATTTGCGACGGCTGGTCACTGAACGTCATCATCAACGAACTGGCCGCGACCTACTCGGCCGCATTGAAGGCGGAAGAGCTCTCGCTGGAGCCGGCCATGTCTTTCGCGGACTATGCCGAAAACCATGCGCCCGGCGCGGACGTCAACACCACGACCTCTCAGTTCTGGCATGAGCAATACAAGGAATTGCCGGAACTGCCGGACATGCCCTTTGATCGCCCCTACCCCGATCGACGCAGCTATGCCGGCGGGACTTGCACAGTCATCGTGCCTCCGGAAGTCACGACTGCAGTCCGCAAACGAGGCGCACGAACAGGGGCGACCATGTTCTCGACCATGCTGGCGGCCCTTCAGATCATGCTGGCGCGCCTGTCCGGCCAGAATGATGTCGTCATCGCTGTACCTTCTGCCGGACAGAGTCTGCTCGATGAACGCATCCTCGTCGGACACTGCGTGAACCTGTTGCCGATCCGCCAGATGGTCGATCCGTCGACTTCGTTCGAAGATCACCTGAAGACCACGCAACAGCTCGTCCTCAAGGCCTTCGAGCATCAGGACTACACGTATGGCACACTGGTGAAGACGCTGGGGGTCAAGCGCGATCCGCGCCGGCTGCCCCTGACGGGCATCCAGTTCAACCTTGAACGCATGGCGGCGAACGCGGAATTCGATGCGCTCGACGCGACGATCGTTCCCAATCCGAAGTCATTTGCGAATTTCGACATGTTCCTCAACATGATCGAAAGCAGGGACGGTATCCGCATCGACGTGGACTACAATGCCGACGTCCTTGACCGTGAAACGGTTGAACGCTGGATCGGCCATCTCGTCACGTTGATCACCGCGCTGGCGGAAGACACCAGCCGCCCCGTGACCGACCTCCCTCTCCTGTCTTCTCGGCAGGTGAAATGGTTGGCCCAAGACCTCAATCAGAGTGCCCTG
This DNA window, taken from Peteryoungia algae, encodes the following:
- a CDS encoding non-ribosomal peptide synthetase/type I polyketide synthase, whose protein sequence is MTFDSRPNGLNPETETAGDHDLAAGIAIIGMSGRFPGAPDISTLWDLVKRGGNAFRIFATDELEDGFTDEERASPEYVACRPHLADVDRFDAEFFGMFAREAALTDPQHRVFLEICWEALESAGYDPYKSPGLVGVFAGCSMPTYLLNNVLADRAAVEEVTSNYQIGCYNQLIGSLGDALATRIAYKFNLRGPAFTLQSACSTSLLAVSQACQNLLTYSCDMALAGGVSISIPQKRGYIYQEGGMVSRDGVCRPFDAEASGTVFGSGAGVVLLKRLEDAVADGDVIYATIRGYAVNNDGSDKIGFTAPSAEGQADAISAAIAHAGIDPATIGYIECHGTATPLGDPIEFSGLKEAFTGAHHQKETCALGSLKGSIGHLDAAAGVAGLIKATLALHHRKIPAMPNYNTPNPRIDLDNTRFHIPRRTTDWFSGSTPRRAGVSAFGVGGTNIHVVLEEAPKRLESSAQVAGPMILPLSARSEPALAEMRKNLASHLEENRDIPLQAVATTLQHGRHAFKRRTAVSAATVDEAIQALRRDGLVTATAEDQPPPIVFMFPGQGAQYVGMGAALYEGEPEFARWIDRGTELLKMRFGIDLKEYICHAGAVSGAMAAEQRETRIAQPCLYLVEYALAQLWMSRGLRPTAMIGHSVGEFVAATLANVISFEDALTLVATRGQLMQDQEPGAMLSVRAAPEVLREHLEGRAEIAAINAPKLCVASGPLDDIEALCFRLEKAGVAFSRLHTSHAFHSAMMEPCIDALRDVASKVTYGRATIPYISCVTGDWQNDAVGSSPDYWSRHCREPVRFSDGLVTLCKDQSPILLEVGPGRTLSVFSAQTIGRDQLPAIVQSLPEHDNAAAARHFVADAQARLWMAGSEIPWPAMPNEARRAVSLPTYAFQRQRHWIDAPPSIRRARAAQSARQTEPESIKSEPFARNEVETMNAISTITVAGRTPELETALITLLSEMSGEPIDSGNVNDSFLELGFDSLFIGQFAQKIDKQYRVKISFRELLGNIPSVAALAKYLDQALPPEPAKVEVALSPTPAADMQPISAQPAMAPAAPQIPAPVQTPLPGIAASVQTMPAGNIPVGAGLEALLQSQLSLTQNLFAQQFQLLQGAASAPAGVVATAKPETAPPIVAPVAVAAPQAAATPQVMQSNHPAEEIGGDRYRHYQQGGSKAKTDITPEKETFINDLVIAYSNRNKRSKEYTQTHRARLADPRTASGFRAEWKEMIFPVVCDRSKGARIWDIDGHEYIDLVNGFGQTAFGHAPDFVVDAMKIQMDDGFAIGPQTPLAGEVAELFGAMTGHERVTFCNTGSEAVMAAMRLARAVTGRDRIVVFANDYHGQFDEVLVKGRAKAKEPIALPIAAGIPSGSVGNMIVLPYGAPESLDWIRANAEDLAAVIIEPIQSRHPELRPRDFVAELRKIADTSGCALVFDEVVTGFRVDPGGVQAIWGIKGDMATYGKVVGGGMPIGVLAGSSRFMDALDGGHWNYGDDSVPNVVPTFFAGTFVRHPVVLAAARAVLHHIQGEGAALYDRVARRTEALVEEINSELAKRGVPPCLRGYKSWFVTDFGSQDPLGGLLYPYLRMNGIHIQDGYPCFLTTAHTEEDFTTIARAFRDAIDALQCVGIFSPKTESELAGPATTPDRGPKPTLHQAPRAESAALTEAQSEIWLAAQAGDEASCSFNESLSLELNGSLDRKALLAVIDAVVARHDALHIRFDRNGERFRFISNFRLPVEVVDLTEEADAKAALDDLIETDARTPFDLVEGPLARAYLVALTPERHVLVFTAHHIICDGWSLNVIINELAATYSAALKAEELSLEPAMSFADYAENHAPGADVNTTTSQFWHEQYKELPELPDMPFDRPYPDRRSYAGGTCTVIVPPEVTTAVRKRGARTGATMFSTMLAALQIMLARLSGQNDVVIAVPSAGQSLLDERILVGHCVNLLPIRQMVDPSTSFEDHLKTTQQLVLKAFEHQDYTYGTLVKTLGVKRDPRRLPLTGIQFNLERMAANAEFDALDATIVPNPKSFANFDMFLNMIESRDGIRIDVDYNADVLDRETVERWIGHLVTLITALAEDTSRPVTDLPLLSSRQVKWLAQDLNQSALDYPKDEFAFSLIARRAQSTPEAVAARHGEKSITYAELEARTNRFARYLGKAVPGQGERVALLEERSLDLLVALIGIMKAGHAYVPLDPGHPETRLRQTLAAARPAALVCGTEAAAALATDGMVTIRLDQEADSIQALSGAQLERVPTSTESTAYVIFTSGSTGTPKGVAISHRSLTNFLLSMAREPGFTADDVIVAVTTISFDIAGLELYLPLVAGGSVVIADRSEVEDGFALVRLIKGSKATILQATPTLWQMLVEAGLDGDSPLKKLCGGEALPKALARTLAAMQGSLWNMYGPTETTIWSSVAHIEDGEAPITIGHPIANTQMHILGADGRLAPPGITGELVIGGDGLAQGYFDRPDLTDAAFVSLDIGTDSRQRLYRTGDLGRRLEDGSLQLLGRRDNQVKLRGFRIELGDIEAVVSQVEGMRQCAVVGARNGRGDLVLACYFVADPDTPAADATQLATAVRAQLPAYMVPAVWSLETELPLTRNGKLDRKTLESRELRRDENQTAAPKTAPRTPMEEKLMAIWKGVLEVDQIDVEDNLYALGADSLTIFRIAARMLDAGLPLEAKHLLRHPSIAELAAYADEAAKAPTSTGGVVYQIPSLASFRNGARRRMESLS